In Caldicoprobacter guelmensis, the sequence GTGATGCATAAGCTGACCGTCACACCCAAAAAGGTGGTATAATTTTTTATTTGGGCACATTAAAGCTTTTGCTCAAAAGTTGGACAAAAAGTCTGATTGTAACTGTAGTTAAATAAGGAGGAGGAAAGTTAAAGATGGCGAAGGCGAAGTTTGAGAGGACGAAACCGCATGTGAATGTAGGTACGATAGGGCACGTAGACCATGGTAAGACAACGCTGACGGCGGCGATAACGATGGTGCTGGCCAAGTATGGCAAGGCGCAGGCCATGAGGTATGAGGATATTGACAAGGCGCCGGAGGAGAAGGAGAGGGGAATAACGATTAACACGGCGCACGTGGAGTATGAGACCGACAAGAGGCACTATGCGCA encodes:
- a CDS encoding GTP-binding protein; amino-acid sequence: MAKAKFERTKPHVNVGTIGHVDHGKTTLTAAITMVLAKYGKAQAMRYEDIDKAPEEKERGITINTAHVEYETDKRHYA